Below is a window of Acidobacteriota bacterium DNA.
CTACCTCCTCCTCTTCGTGGGGTGGGAGGGCGTCGGGCTGTGTTCATACCTGCTGATCGGCTACTACTATCACAAGAAGTCCGCCGCCGATGCAGGGAAGAAAGCCTTCATCGTCAACCGGATCGGGGACGCGGGCTTCATCTGCGGGGTGTTCCTGCTGTTCAGCGTCTTCGGCCGCCTCGATTTCAACGGCCTGTTCGCCGGGATCACCGCCCTGCCGGTGGAGACCGGGGCCGGCGTCCTGACGGCGGCGGCGCTGCTCCTCTTCGTGGGCGCGGTGGGGAAGAGCGCCCAGATCCCTCTCTACGTCTGGCTCCCGGACGCCATGGAGGGCCCAACCCCCGTCAGCGCCCTTATCCACGCCGCCACGATGGTGACGGCGGGCGTGTACATGGTGGCCCGCTCCAGCGTCCTGTACCTGCACGCCCCCCGCGCCCTTCTGGCCGTGGCCGTGGTGGGCGTCGCCACCGCCGTGTTTGCCGCCGTCATCGGCCTTTTCCAGCGGGACATCAAGCGGGTGCTGGCCTACTCCACGGTCAGCCAGCTGGGCTTCATGTTCACGGCCCTGGGGGTGTGCGCCTTCACCTCGGGGATCTTCCACCTCATGACCCACGCCTTCTTCAAGGCCCTGCTCTTCCTGGGTTCCGGGAGCGTGATTCTGGCCCTCCACCACGAGCAGGACCTCCAGAACATGGGCGGGATCGCGAAGAAAACCCCCGTCACCTGCGTGACCATGTGGTTCGGGACACTGGCTATCGCCGGCATCCCGATCTTCTCCGGGTTCTTTTCCAAGGACGAGATCCTCTTCTCCGTCTACTCCTCCGGGGTGCCCGGCGCGATGACCCTTTACGCCATGGCCACCTTCGCCGCCGTGCTGACCGCCTTCTACATGTTCCGCCTGATGTTCCTGACCTTCCACGGGACGGCGCGCATGGGGGAGGACAAGCTTTCCCGCGTCCACGAGTCGCCGAGATCCATGACCCTGGTCCTGGCGGTCCTGGCGGCCCTCTCGCTCCTTGGCGGCCTGGTCGGCCTCCCCGCCTGGGTCGGGGCCAACCGCTTCCACGCGTTCCTCTCCCCCGTGTTCGCCGCCGGCGGCGCCCCGGCGGCGCACGCTCACTCCGCCGCCCACCACGCCGACGAGATCCTCGTGACGTGTATCTCGGTGGCTGCCGCGCTGCTGGGCGCCCTGGCGGCCTGGTCCGTCTACCGTCGGCAG
It encodes the following:
- the nuoL gene encoding NADH-quinone oxidoreductase subunit L translates to METQHLALLVPTLPFLGFLVNGLLGGRFSRRAVHAVACGATFLSLAAAVTLFLRLNGMPGHRWEHAYFDWISSGTFTARFGLLLDPLSLTMVLVVTGVGFLIHVYSTGYMAREDGYRRFFAYLNLFMAAMLLLVMADNYLLLFVGWEGVGLCSYLLIGYYYHKKSAADAGKKAFIVNRIGDAGFICGVFLLFSVFGRLDFNGLFAGITALPVETGAGVLTAAALLLFVGAVGKSAQIPLYVWLPDAMEGPTPVSALIHAATMVTAGVYMVARSSVLYLHAPRALLAVAVVGVATAVFAAVIGLFQRDIKRVLAYSTVSQLGFMFTALGVCAFTSGIFHLMTHAFFKALLFLGSGSVILALHHEQDLQNMGGIAKKTPVTCVTMWFGTLAIAGIPIFSGFFSKDEILFSVYSSGVPGAMTLYAMATFAAVLTAFYMFRLMFLTFHGTARMGEDKLSRVHESPRSMTLVLAVLAALSLLGGLVGLPAWVGANRFHAFLSPVFAAGGAPAAHAHSAAHHADEILVTCISVAAALLGALAAWSVYRRQRRTPVDEARLGVVHKLISNKFYVDEIFHALIVRPLFWLSEKVFWKWTDVNVIDGIVNGWADLAGAAGKGVSRLQGGITRVYAGWITVGVLAAGLALLMLYLR